Sequence from the Dehalococcoidia bacterium genome:
GTGGCAGGCCAGTTTCAAGATGTCGAGGACAATTCGGCACTGCAGGTGGCTGAGTTGATTCTACAGCGCCACAAACAGTGAAGTTCATCTCCTTGCGCCGGTAAAATGAGGCTGGACGTGAGGTATACGCGCTAAGCAGAACAGGGGATTATCCCCTGTTCTGCTTAGCGCGTTGTTATTCAGCGCGTAGCGACGGGTAACAGAATGCACTCTTAGCGCGGCATTATGCAGACGTCCAACCGGCATCGGCCGGAATAATGGCGCCATTGATGTATCTGGCCTCATCGGAAGCGAGGTACAGTGCCAGGTTGGCAATATCTATCGCCTCCAGAAAGGCCGGAGATAACTTCTGATAGACAGTCGCGCGCTCTGAGCCTTTGGGGTCCATCTTGGACA
This genomic interval carries:
- a CDS encoding SDR family oxidoreductase gives rise to the protein MSKMDPKGSERATVYQKLSPAFLEAIDIANLALYLASDEARYINGAIIPADAGWTSA